DNA sequence from the Mangifera indica cultivar Alphonso chromosome 18, CATAS_Mindica_2.1, whole genome shotgun sequence genome:
ACAGCTTCTGTATCAGATGttatttgaagatttgtttTCTATGTTTGTTTATGATAATAGTTTTTTCAACTTTATATCATCATACAGGCAGGCATGCAATAGATTACATATACATGCCATGCtggataataatattatcaaaatcaatcaaataccAACCTTGATTCagcaaattttgattttggagCCTACGCCATGGCACCCTTCACCTACAAGGCCAAAACTTAACATTTCGGTGCAAAACTGATCATCTGGCTTCAACCATAAAgcctataatttgaaaataagaatattaaaagaaaaatttataagGAAAAGCATAAgcaaattaaagttataaattcagagtttcatttttcctttcaacAATGCATGAATATGACAAACaacattcaaaattaatttgcaagTTACCTTATGATAATATGAAATGGCTGCAGCAAAATTATCCTGCAAGAGAGACTCAAAGGATACAAGTTAAATTTACAGTCATAATGAACATTAAAGCTATTTAAGAATTCTAAATTTGGTGTTTTAGAATAACAAAACAAGTCCAACTTCTTGAGCAAGAGTAtggaaacaaaaaaacaatgatACCTGCAAATGGTAAGTGTAAGCAAGACCTGCATAGGTGTTCAAGCTTCTATTTGACAATGTCAGTGCCCTCTTGTACCAGGAAATTGCCTGGTGATACATTCTGA
Encoded proteins:
- the LOC123202145 gene encoding anaphase-promoting complex subunit 6-like isoform X1, with product MLIFSHSRYHLPTLYIGMEHMRTHSFKLAEEFFMQAKITCPSDPLVYNELGVIAYDTKEMYHQAISWYKRALTLSNRSLNTYAGLAYTYHLQDNFAAAISYYHKALWLKPDDQFCTEMLSFGLVGEGCHGVGSKIKIC
- the LOC123202145 gene encoding anaphase-promoting complex subunit 6-like isoform X2, coding for MLIFSHSRYHLPTLYIGMEHMRTHSFKLAEEAKITCPSDPLVYNELGVIAYDTKEMYHQAISWYKRALTLSNRSLNTYAGLAYTYHLQDNFAAAISYYHKALWLKPDDQFCTEMLSFGLVGEGCHGVGSKIKIC